In Bacillus sp. Cs-700, one genomic interval encodes:
- a CDS encoding ABC transporter ATP-binding protein, with amino-acid sequence MIQLEEITKSYTLGKEAVNVLRGISLQIKSGEFVAIMGPSGSGKSTLMNIIGCLDRPTTGSYLLNKEDVSQHKDHELAKVRNQSIGFVFQQFQLLPRLTALKNVELPMVYAGASKQEREERARDALAKVGLQDRVGHLPNELSGGQKQRVAIARALVNDPSLILADEPTGALDTATSVAIMDLFVQLNQEGTTIVVVTHEPEVAEYASRVIYVRDGLLGQNPLEKGGKRDESLGKY; translated from the coding sequence ATGATCCAACTTGAGGAGATAACAAAAAGCTATACACTTGGTAAGGAAGCAGTGAACGTGCTGAGAGGAATAAGTCTTCAAATTAAAAGCGGCGAATTTGTCGCGATTATGGGTCCGTCGGGGTCGGGAAAATCAACCTTAATGAATATTATTGGTTGTCTTGATCGGCCGACTACAGGTTCCTACTTATTAAATAAAGAAGATGTTTCTCAACATAAAGATCATGAATTAGCAAAAGTTCGAAATCAATCGATTGGATTTGTGTTTCAACAGTTTCAACTGTTACCGAGATTAACTGCGCTTAAGAATGTGGAGCTTCCTATGGTTTATGCTGGTGCCTCTAAACAAGAGCGTGAAGAACGCGCGCGAGATGCTTTAGCAAAAGTTGGCTTACAGGATCGAGTGGGACACCTTCCAAATGAGCTTTCAGGTGGTCAAAAGCAACGAGTTGCGATTGCGAGGGCCCTTGTGAATGATCCATCGCTTATTCTTGCTGACGAGCCCACTGGTGCTCTTGATACCGCTACAAGCGTAGCGATTATGGATTTATTTGTTCAACTTAATCAGGAGGGGACAACAATCGTTGTGGTCACGCACGAGCCGGAAGTTGCGGAGTATGCGAGTCGGGTCATATATGTGCGAGATGGATTATTAGGACAAAACCCTCTTGAGAAAGGGGGCAAACGCGATGAGTCTTTGGGAAAATATTAA
- a CDS encoding efflux RND transporter periplasmic adaptor subunit: MKKKIWITIAVVIILTLVVGVNIYRTYADSTANVKTETAKFEEINSTVMTPGTLAMANESTLYQDSSKGELKEILVNEGDSVKKGDPVIRYENKDLEMEKEQNEINIESLYLRINTLDKQEERLKEKKSDLADDVGEEEAEETMEAEIEQVKMDKRMANLDLRQALLQRDRLKQKISDLEETSEISGVVLEANDSSAPQSTQMEKPILRIGSMENLIIEGTLSEYDTLNIEAGQQVMITTDVLPDEKWEAEVMEVGYLPQASSPEANTSAVQYPVSVKFNNSEDVPLKPGFQMIIEIETESHEALTVPLEAVDQDGEESFVFVVEDGKAVKRQIETGSSTTKRIEVTKGLSEKAQVVVEAPDHLKDNMEVTMQ; this comes from the coding sequence ATGAAGAAAAAGATTTGGATTACCATTGCGGTTGTGATCATACTTACTCTCGTTGTAGGAGTAAATATTTATCGAACTTATGCCGATAGTACAGCTAATGTAAAAACGGAAACAGCTAAATTCGAAGAAATTAATTCCACTGTTATGACGCCTGGAACGTTGGCGATGGCTAATGAAAGCACACTTTATCAGGATTCTAGCAAAGGTGAGCTGAAAGAAATTCTTGTTAATGAAGGAGACTCTGTAAAAAAAGGAGATCCAGTTATTCGCTATGAGAACAAGGATTTAGAAATGGAGAAGGAACAAAACGAGATCAACATTGAGTCTCTTTATCTTCGGATTAATACATTGGATAAACAAGAGGAGCGTCTGAAAGAAAAGAAAAGCGATTTAGCAGATGATGTTGGAGAAGAAGAAGCAGAAGAAACGATGGAAGCTGAAATCGAACAGGTGAAAATGGACAAGCGAATGGCAAATCTTGATTTGCGTCAGGCATTATTACAGCGAGATCGATTAAAGCAAAAGATAAGTGACCTTGAAGAAACAAGCGAAATTAGCGGTGTTGTACTAGAAGCGAATGATTCAAGTGCCCCACAGTCAACTCAGATGGAGAAACCAATCTTACGGATTGGAAGCATGGAAAATCTTATCATAGAAGGAACGCTTTCCGAATACGACACGCTGAATATTGAAGCCGGTCAACAAGTCATGATTACAACGGACGTACTCCCTGACGAAAAATGGGAAGCAGAAGTAATGGAAGTAGGTTATTTACCACAAGCCTCTTCACCTGAGGCTAATACGTCGGCTGTGCAATATCCCGTTTCTGTTAAATTTAATAACTCAGAAGACGTTCCATTAAAACCTGGCTTTCAAATGATTATCGAGATTGAAACAGAGTCACATGAAGCTTTAACTGTACCTTTAGAAGCGGTGGATCAGGATGGAGAAGAATCCTTTGTATTTGTCGTAGAAGATGGGAAGGCAGTTAAACGTCAAATTGAAACAGGTTCTTCCACTACAAAACGAATCGAAGTAACAAAAGGATTATCTGAGAAAGCTCAAGTTGTGGTGGAAGCTCCTGATCATCTCAAGGATAATATGGAAGTGACTATGCAATGA
- a CDS encoding Yip1 family protein, translating to MNEVHEETSKTEKPSLVGVIWSPGEQFANIRSNPKVWLPLIVVTVLSLIGGWLMVIGPGFEEQFATAELEGENIDGIILFTKITTVVFSAIGPILGILISSFIFWLINKATSSEATFKQFFSMNSYIGFISAIGLVLNGILLALLGGSPGKLYTSLGALVNSEGSVGAFLNGIEIFGVWTIILTAIGLRVTARWPKGLAWTIAIIFLVFTIGAAAVGSMMNTMSGM from the coding sequence ATGAATGAAGTGCATGAAGAAACAAGTAAGACAGAGAAGCCATCGTTAGTAGGAGTGATTTGGAGTCCTGGTGAACAGTTTGCCAACATTCGCTCGAATCCAAAAGTATGGTTGCCTCTGATCGTCGTAACTGTGCTTTCGTTAATCGGCGGGTGGTTAATGGTGATTGGACCTGGATTTGAAGAGCAGTTTGCGACAGCGGAGTTAGAAGGTGAAAACATTGACGGCATTATTTTATTTACGAAAATAACAACGGTTGTTTTTTCTGCCATTGGACCGATTCTAGGTATTCTAATCTCAAGCTTTATTTTTTGGCTTATTAATAAGGCAACAAGTTCGGAAGCTACGTTTAAGCAATTTTTCTCTATGAATTCCTATATTGGGTTCATTAGTGCAATTGGTTTAGTTCTAAATGGCATTCTTCTAGCGCTATTAGGCGGGTCACCAGGGAAACTTTATACAAGTCTGGGTGCATTAGTTAATTCAGAAGGCTCCGTTGGTGCTTTTCTAAATGGCATTGAAATTTTTGGAGTGTGGACCATTATTTTAACAGCCATAGGACTTAGAGTGACTGCCAGGTGGCCAAAAGGACTTGCGTGGACAATTGCGATTATTTTCCTAGTCTTTACAATAGGGGCAGCAGCAGTTGGTAGTATGATGAATACGATGTCGGGAATGTAA
- the recQ gene encoding DNA helicase RecQ — MLLKAKEQLKHHFGYDEFRGGQEEIISSVLSQNNTLGIMPTGGGKSICYQIPALISEGLTIVISPLISLMKDQVDTLASYGIEAAYINSSLTETEIRERMMEAENGELKLLYVAPERLEAPTFQRLLQRTTISLIAVDEAHCISQWGHDFRPSYMKISQMLHHFEDQPPVIALTATATPEVIQDIQRLLDIAPEQTFISGFARENLHFSVIKGEKKKSFIDKYLSQNRAESGIIYTATRKEADQLYNSLLKQGIKVGKYHAGMTENERKAAQEAFLFDNLSVMVATNAFGMGIDKSNVRFVIHHNLPKNMESYYQEAGRAGRDGEESDCFVLFSPGDIHVQKFLIEQNQHEPERKSADLSKLKAMVDYCHTEKCLQGTILHYFGDDRPGYRCGKCSNCIDDREAVEITREAQMIFSTIKRVNERFGKTMIAQILKGSKSKRINELNLNSVSTFGLLKHLTQQEIVDMIDFLTAEQYLLLTESKYPTLILQEKTLPVLKGQETIFKKVARKPVSIEEDDQLFTQLRTLRKQIADRDNVPPYVVFADSTLREMSASMPSSREEMLQIKGVGEMKYDKYGEAFLELLLSAKSVQASSEDASHRASLKLFEEGKDILNIAAARSLSPTTVEGHLLKGLEEGLFQDTTRLLDEETENVILEKAKSVGFDKLKPIKEALPESFTYFQIKVALTKKRLTSKK, encoded by the coding sequence TCGATCTGCTATCAGATCCCGGCTCTTATATCAGAGGGACTAACGATCGTCATCTCTCCGCTTATTTCATTGATGAAAGATCAGGTTGATACACTTGCAAGTTACGGTATCGAAGCCGCTTATATTAACAGCTCTTTGACAGAAACCGAAATAAGAGAACGAATGATGGAAGCAGAAAACGGAGAATTAAAGTTACTCTATGTTGCTCCGGAGCGTCTAGAAGCACCTACTTTCCAACGTTTATTACAGCGAACAACCATTTCTCTCATTGCGGTCGATGAGGCGCACTGTATCTCTCAATGGGGACATGATTTCAGACCTAGCTATATGAAAATCAGCCAAATGCTCCATCACTTTGAAGATCAGCCGCCTGTCATTGCTTTAACGGCTACAGCGACACCTGAAGTCATTCAAGATATTCAGCGACTTCTAGATATCGCTCCAGAACAAACGTTTATTTCTGGTTTTGCACGAGAAAACTTACATTTCTCAGTTATTAAAGGAGAGAAGAAAAAGTCTTTTATCGACAAATATCTTAGTCAAAACAGAGCGGAATCCGGAATTATCTACACTGCGACCCGAAAAGAAGCGGACCAGCTATACAATTCGCTTCTAAAACAAGGGATAAAAGTAGGTAAGTATCATGCGGGGATGACAGAGAACGAGCGCAAAGCTGCTCAGGAAGCGTTTTTGTTCGATAATTTATCGGTTATGGTAGCGACAAATGCATTTGGAATGGGAATTGATAAATCCAACGTTCGATTTGTGATTCATCATAACCTTCCAAAGAATATGGAATCTTACTATCAGGAAGCTGGCCGTGCCGGTCGTGATGGAGAAGAAAGTGATTGTTTTGTTCTCTTCTCACCTGGCGATATCCATGTCCAGAAATTTCTAATTGAGCAAAATCAGCATGAGCCAGAAAGAAAATCAGCTGATCTCTCCAAATTAAAAGCTATGGTTGATTATTGTCATACTGAAAAATGCCTTCAAGGAACGATCCTTCACTATTTTGGTGATGACCGACCAGGCTACAGATGTGGCAAATGTAGCAATTGTATTGATGATCGAGAAGCTGTCGAAATTACACGTGAAGCACAAATGATTTTTTCTACCATTAAACGAGTGAACGAACGATTTGGCAAAACGATGATCGCCCAAATCCTAAAAGGATCAAAGTCTAAGCGAATAAATGAGCTAAACCTAAATAGCGTTTCCACGTTTGGTTTATTAAAGCATCTTACACAACAAGAAATTGTTGATATGATTGATTTTCTAACAGCAGAACAGTACCTCCTTTTAACAGAAAGCAAATACCCAACATTAATCCTCCAAGAAAAAACGCTACCTGTTTTAAAAGGACAAGAAACCATCTTCAAGAAAGTTGCTCGGAAGCCTGTTTCAATCGAGGAAGATGATCAGCTCTTTACACAGCTAAGAACCTTACGAAAGCAGATTGCGGATCGAGACAACGTTCCACCATACGTTGTTTTTGCCGACAGTACATTGCGAGAAATGAGTGCGAGCATGCCGTCTTCTCGTGAAGAAATGCTTCAAATCAAAGGTGTTGGAGAGATGAAGTATGATAAATACGGCGAAGCCTTTTTAGAACTTTTGCTTTCCGCTAAATCAGTGCAAGCTTCCTCTGAAGATGCAAGTCATAGAGCTTCACTCAAGTTATTTGAGGAGGGCAAAGACATTTTAAACATTGCCGCTGCTCGATCGCTAAGCCCTACTACAGTAGAAGGCCACTTGCTGAAAGGCTTGGAGGAAGGATTGTTTCAAGACACAACTCGACTGCTTGATGAGGAAACAGAAAATGTGATTTTAGAAAAAGCTAAATCAGTTGGGTTTGATAAATTAAAGCCCATAAAAGAAGCTCTACCTGAATCATTCACTTACTTTCAAATAAAAGTCGCTTTAACAAAAAAACGACTCACATCAAAAAAATAA
- a CDS encoding oligoribonuclease, with protein sequence MIKLFTDSDLDGTACAIIAELAFDKEADVTHCTYRNLDDRVEGFLQQNNEDPIFITDLSVNQQVEKLLDERFREGSHVQMIDHHATAMHFNEYKWGFVDPGENQKTCAATLFYDFLLEKEKIERLESLEAFLELVRKYDTWEWEEENEVDAKRLNDLFSIMGRETFKAEMIRRLTRESDSFKFNDSEEMILDLEERKIERYIHQKNRQLVQMFVDEYCIGLVHAESYHSELGNELNKRNPHLDFITIINAGSKRLGFRTIHDEADVSEFASRFGGGGHPKAAGCELNEDTFRIFVEPSFALKPVRKDPERNKLNERNSESGSFYENHDEKIIYIRPRREDEWEVMCRGKVESSVFHDFEDAERHVKRTYHAWLRPDKAVVEDFVRVLPLTKEQIMDRYHTMIKAMLYQEEDVLS encoded by the coding sequence ATGATTAAATTATTTACTGATAGCGATCTTGATGGAACGGCTTGCGCGATCATAGCAGAACTTGCTTTTGACAAAGAGGCGGACGTGACCCATTGTACATATCGAAATTTAGATGACCGCGTCGAAGGATTTCTACAACAAAATAATGAAGATCCAATCTTCATTACTGATTTATCTGTGAACCAACAAGTAGAAAAGCTTTTAGATGAACGTTTTCGTGAAGGATCTCACGTTCAAATGATTGATCACCACGCAACAGCCATGCACTTTAATGAGTATAAGTGGGGGTTTGTGGATCCGGGAGAGAATCAAAAAACGTGTGCCGCAACCCTTTTTTATGATTTTCTATTGGAGAAAGAAAAAATTGAACGCTTAGAAAGTCTTGAGGCATTTCTTGAGCTTGTTCGAAAATATGATACGTGGGAATGGGAAGAAGAAAATGAAGTAGATGCGAAACGGTTAAATGATCTATTCTCAATAATGGGGAGAGAAACGTTCAAAGCTGAGATGATCAGGCGTTTAACGCGGGAATCTGATTCTTTTAAGTTTAATGATTCAGAGGAAATGATTCTTGATCTGGAAGAACGAAAGATTGAACGGTACATTCATCAGAAGAATCGTCAACTTGTGCAAATGTTTGTAGATGAGTATTGTATCGGCCTTGTTCATGCAGAATCGTATCATTCCGAACTTGGAAACGAGTTGAATAAGCGAAATCCTCATCTTGATTTTATTACGATTATTAATGCGGGAAGCAAGCGCTTAGGTTTTCGTACGATTCATGACGAAGCGGATGTTTCAGAGTTTGCCTCTCGTTTTGGTGGGGGAGGGCATCCTAAAGCGGCAGGTTGTGAACTAAACGAAGATACGTTCCGAATTTTTGTGGAACCTTCTTTTGCGCTTAAACCAGTTCGAAAAGATCCGGAACGAAATAAGCTGAATGAGCGTAACAGTGAAAGCGGCTCTTTCTATGAAAATCATGATGAGAAGATCATTTATATTCGTCCTCGTCGTGAAGATGAGTGGGAAGTGATGTGTCGTGGAAAAGTGGAAAGTAGTGTGTTTCACGACTTTGAAGATGCGGAACGCCATGTGAAACGAACTTACCATGCTTGGCTTCGTCCGGATAAAGCGGTCGTGGAAGATTTTGTGAGAGTTCTTCCGTTAACAAAAGAGCAGATCATGGATCGGTACCATACGATGATTAAAGCGATGCTTTATCAAGAAGAAGACGTTCTTAGTTGA
- a CDS encoding ABC transporter permease: MSLWENIKMALMSVKAHKMRSILTMLGIIIGVAAVIVVVAIGQGGEAMLKSQIAGDGNTIEVFYQPSEEEMQQGKWEENPFTQEDIRQLEGIEKVSNVVASSSEFSTARLREEEAETSITGINEAYLDVNQLKVEKGRSFTSADFLGGRRVAIVSAAMQEELFEGKSPIGEIIRIGVQPVEVIGVLEKPTGLFAFGSVETYIPWTAMRNMLGTSNYSQVTLQVENADDIQPIGERATTVLNQLHDTDDSYQVINMEEIAQGIGQVTTIMTTIIGSIAGISLLVGGIGVMNIMLVSVTERTREIGIRKSLGATRQQILLQFLVESIILTLIGGIIGIILGAGTAYLVSFFADWPSLISWQVVLGAVLFSMLIGIAFGLLPANKASRLDPIDSLRYE; the protein is encoded by the coding sequence ATGAGTCTTTGGGAAAATATTAAAATGGCTCTTATGTCAGTGAAAGCCCACAAAATGCGGTCCATCCTAACGATGCTTGGGATTATCATTGGTGTCGCAGCTGTTATTGTCGTCGTGGCGATCGGACAGGGTGGAGAAGCGATGCTTAAATCCCAAATTGCTGGAGATGGTAATACGATCGAAGTCTTTTACCAACCATCTGAAGAAGAAATGCAGCAGGGGAAATGGGAGGAGAATCCGTTCACCCAAGAAGACATTCGTCAGTTAGAGGGAATCGAAAAGGTTTCAAATGTCGTTGCCTCTTCATCGGAATTTTCAACAGCCAGACTCCGTGAAGAAGAAGCAGAAACGTCCATTACAGGGATTAATGAAGCGTATTTGGATGTGAATCAACTTAAAGTGGAGAAAGGCCGCTCCTTTACGAGCGCTGATTTTCTAGGCGGTCGTAGGGTAGCGATCGTCAGTGCAGCAATGCAGGAAGAGTTATTTGAAGGGAAGTCACCGATTGGAGAAATTATCCGCATAGGTGTTCAGCCTGTGGAAGTGATCGGTGTTCTAGAGAAGCCAACAGGTCTCTTCGCATTTGGTTCCGTAGAAACCTATATTCCGTGGACGGCAATGCGAAACATGCTTGGTACAAGTAACTACAGTCAGGTTACGCTCCAAGTGGAAAATGCAGATGACATTCAGCCAATAGGAGAGCGTGCAACGACGGTCTTAAATCAACTTCATGACACAGACGATTCTTATCAGGTTATTAATATGGAAGAAATCGCTCAAGGAATTGGACAGGTAACAACAATCATGACAACGATTATCGGCAGTATTGCTGGTATTTCACTTCTAGTGGGTGGAATCGGAGTGATGAACATTATGCTCGTCTCTGTTACAGAGCGAACGCGTGAAATTGGGATCCGAAAATCATTAGGGGCGACGAGACAGCAAATACTTCTTCAGTTTCTCGTTGAATCCATCATACTTACCTTAATTGGTGGGATCATCGGTATCATACTTGGAGCAGGGACGGCGTATCTTGTGTCGTTCTTTGCGGACTGGCCATCTTTGATTTCGTGGCAGGTTGTTCTTGGAGCCGTTTTATTTTCAATGCTTATCGGGATTGCCTTTGGTCTCTTGCCTGCGAATAAAGCATCAAGACTCGATCCGATCGATTCACTTCGTTATGAATAA
- a CDS encoding fatty acid--CoA ligase: protein MYGTIGSLFLQTVKKYGKEEALVDVDREIRWSYDEWNVEVNRLSNALIDAGVKKGDRVSTFLFNTIELATLFFSCAKIGAVLNPINFRLKSNEIAYIIEDAKPSIFVFEPALSPVVAEVQERYPDVSFWSTEAAPGFADSYSEHVRLSHSGEPAIEVDENDTYAIMYTSGTTGRPKGVMHRHRNMLEQSILCGASLNLKQVDRGLVAAPMFHCAELHCNFLPRVHFGATNVIIHHFEPKKVLQVIEREKISVFFAAPTMWNMILQEDYAAFNRSSLRVGLYGAAPMAPSLVVAVKEKLGINLIQAYGMTEMGPAVTFLDEHEQLTKVGSAGRAALNHEVRIVRPNENGPSEPDDELPAGEVGEIIVKGPCMMIGYFNRPEATKDAMYKGWYHSGDLGYMDEDRYVYVSDRVDDMIISGGENVYPREVEDVLHAHAGVLDVAVLGEPDEKWGEIVTAIIVKKQDSLTEADLDRYCKESPNLATYKRPRKYLFVEELPRNASGKIQKFRLREQFQVKSN, encoded by the coding sequence ATGTATGGTACGATCGGTTCTTTATTTCTTCAAACGGTAAAAAAGTATGGCAAAGAAGAAGCGCTTGTGGATGTCGACAGGGAGATTAGATGGTCTTATGATGAATGGAACGTAGAAGTGAACCGCCTTTCAAACGCCCTAATCGATGCTGGAGTAAAAAAGGGCGATCGCGTATCTACTTTTTTATTTAATACGATAGAATTGGCAACCTTATTTTTCTCATGTGCAAAAATAGGGGCTGTATTAAATCCAATTAATTTTCGATTGAAGTCAAATGAAATCGCTTACATTATTGAGGATGCTAAACCGAGTATTTTCGTATTTGAGCCTGCTCTTTCACCGGTCGTTGCAGAGGTTCAAGAACGATATCCCGATGTATCGTTCTGGTCAACAGAGGCAGCACCGGGCTTTGCTGATAGCTACAGTGAACACGTTCGTCTTTCACATAGTGGTGAACCTGCGATTGAAGTAGATGAAAATGATACGTATGCGATCATGTACACAAGTGGTACCACCGGCCGCCCAAAAGGTGTGATGCATCGTCATCGAAACATGCTTGAACAGAGTATTCTTTGTGGCGCGTCTCTTAACTTAAAACAGGTGGATCGAGGACTTGTCGCTGCACCAATGTTTCATTGTGCAGAGCTTCATTGCAACTTTTTACCAAGGGTACATTTTGGAGCTACGAATGTTATTATTCATCATTTTGAACCAAAGAAAGTGCTTCAGGTTATTGAAAGAGAAAAAATATCGGTGTTCTTTGCTGCACCTACAATGTGGAATATGATTTTACAAGAAGATTATGCAGCATTTAATCGAAGTAGCTTACGAGTAGGTCTGTATGGTGCTGCACCTATGGCTCCATCACTCGTTGTTGCGGTCAAAGAAAAGCTAGGTATTAATCTCATTCAGGCATATGGGATGACGGAAATGGGACCTGCAGTGACATTTCTTGATGAGCATGAGCAATTAACGAAAGTGGGATCTGCAGGAAGAGCGGCGCTGAACCATGAGGTCAGAATCGTTAGACCGAATGAAAATGGACCATCTGAGCCTGATGATGAGCTACCAGCTGGCGAAGTTGGTGAGATTATTGTGAAAGGACCATGTATGATGATCGGCTATTTTAATCGCCCAGAAGCAACAAAGGACGCGATGTATAAAGGCTGGTACCATTCAGGTGATCTTGGTTATATGGATGAAGACCGCTATGTCTATGTTTCTGATCGTGTCGATGATATGATCATATCTGGTGGAGAAAACGTTTATCCAAGAGAAGTAGAAGATGTCCTCCATGCTCATGCAGGGGTGCTTGATGTTGCGGTACTTGGCGAACCTGATGAAAAGTGGGGAGAAATTGTTACAGCCATTATAGTGAAGAAACAAGATTCACTAACTGAGGCTGACTTAGATCGTTACTGCAAAGAGAGTCCAAACCTTGCTACTTATAAACGACCGCGAAAGTATTTGTTCGTAGAAGAGCTACCTCGGAATGCCAGCGGTAAAATCCAAAAGTTTCGACTTCGTGAGCAATTTCAGGTTAAGTCGAACTAA